From the genome of Kryptolebias marmoratus isolate JLee-2015 linkage group LG19, ASM164957v2, whole genome shotgun sequence, one region includes:
- the tdrd15 gene encoding tudor domain-containing protein 15, producing the protein MLSTPGSEHPKPQESSLLTPRALWSVDLRLTHLDWNPEATLIHFQGQYLTICELDYNILQGEIQNVPKNKTAVEVGEFCLVEDLTLARWFRGRVQSQKDDLLDVFLIDHGNVLSVDVAHISSCSIDLFNLPPRIVCGFLANVLLLQSTTHSEVEKYFSSLIGKTVTGFIQAVLPHKVLLLEVPDVNCDLVRNGFGRLVDTDTFILLVGMLTEVPLKQNFEPVPDLLIEKPRVQEFSFGSSSLQGYEDILSFCGPRPACETRAKVRVTAAVNPGLFYCQMVSADAELQQMSKRLAVIFECRTKEYNHKSPENLGPLCAVKGKDKKWYRGFVQFLPVNCQVRVFFIDYGFFEFVKVENVHRLPPEFYSAPVTALPCSLPSMTGPDLAFKAQQLSFLKAGLLGSVLDVEIGGFDMEQKLYTITVFGAEETNLEEPEPIQHFPSEPDVKDMSSQGGFSVCETIMGKAFRQALEAEEVRVGSVFVGYVEYTQNPNHFWIRTQKRNEEFEEMMSEITKHFSQVKLDEDSMLNPDVGAMCCAIYEEDMHFYRGVVTDILKHGAQVLFIDFGNIEKVPHVLIKNIPETVANKSAFAMCCTLANVFPLDDVWASATCDFFRRAVSNKALLVHVVQMKKHKCVVELFEMGSHSSITKLLISSKLAEYIPVEPVAQNSEDGTEKTRQLRCSVATDKGGKSEQRDDRKEEEKACKNETEKVKVSFRALSIKPGFDLSVRCSGIGSPSDFWCQPLDNVPALDKLMEDIQLYYSVRTAPLQPGDSCCVAKSPQDGKWYRGFVVGKQKGMATVMLVDYGSIIQVREHHLQAIMPGYVGLEGQAFRCSLSNLIEPADPTHCGDWNPEVSNFLKNFVFKNADHLRCQVVSQLNVKNKGLSNVVDLYSSQTQQRVADTLIEQGHARKSTMSTRQMSNVFPESFVYSSFDLRPGSEEQVYVTHIISQCEIYCQLVRNTKIIEELEKKISEEKEKLTEASTRAVGKPCLAKYLDGRWYRGVMLPVQSRLHVDVFFVDYGNTKISEKTKVMFIPKNCKDLLYTPMQAVRCHLDSVPEEELYADAKKWLHDAILDKPIRAVVRAKREDGSFDVELFDGEMNINEKLKELLLSLSQKPETNVCLTKSRNKMKNRILHRRNPKAKNPSNGQSSASTSNDQKLKNTKNRVHWRSENKNATVKQRNTSKRWKKTPTKSKVKQDEKLKPTQQSEETETPRLLCFSEKSISPSFRTKCFVSHIDSASSFSLQLSQDETEILKMGDDLNSGNFRESLKTGASFQVGDVVLAEFEEDGALYRSEIKNQEGGSCFRVEFVDYGNSAVVCKEKMYPIPEECLSQPRFSIPCSLLDISSYETDSSFTDAVVERPLMVDFVHQRGIQWQVKVEVLDEAVSTPGSSLLTENEESLLSSPETSEKVTSCEQNLGNEEPKETSAVEDENLKSEPPPVELSAKQKVKTVRRFRQRRFRKRSHKKTKPSSARVKGCKDAVLPPDIQPRDTENGTLLSVQRDGSFYVRLTKNNDLLPALEKQLTNYINKCRRVDKAHVSQGLRCLVQVQEDEWKRAVVQQVSQETFQVFLLDYGITKDIPSVPVLEQCAGLTAFPNLAVLCRMNSSGFTEEEEANQCWYETLEPMIGSEVKLIFVSSSEADNSWMVEIVMNETFLIWQRKASRQQNCERSSSPAESQSEGAPSSDTSAPQQLVFAPLEADRAYSGFAAAVTSPSDFCVVLEDLLLAMNKVSLLLDDLPQEMPLLPEGHLLPGNCCLLKAESRNRWCRAEIVHADATVVLDLVDYGQYECLSSHDLSKLKTLPVELTDLPKVTFPCILRGVKPVGDGQWSDKAAAFFQRSLYQKKLQIFFREFVSNSDWKVDIVIDGVHVAKKLVEAGLADCSDVTLELRSQVTGRSPGPDSEEEEAADGPDGKQTFNTESKSHHCSLM; encoded by the exons ATGCTGTCCACGCCAGGTTCAGAACATCCAAA GCCACAGGAGTCCAGTCTGCTGACACCTCGGGCCCTTTGGTCCGTGGACCTCAGACTGACTCACTTGGACTGGAACCCAGAAGCAACCCTCATACACTTCCAGGGACAGTACCTCACCATATGTGAGCTTGACTACAACATCCTGCAGGGAGAGATTCAGAACGTACCCAAGAATAAAACTGCCGTGGAGGTCGGAGAGTTTTGCCTCGTAGAAGATTTGACTTTGGCTCGCTGGTTCAGAGGAAGGGTTCAAAGCCAGAAGGACGACTTGTTGGACGTCTTCCTCATAGATCACGGGAACGTCTTGAGTGTCGATGTTGCCCACATATCCTCCTGTTCAATCGACCTGTTTAACCTGCCTCCCAGAATAGTCTGCGGCTTTCTTGcaaatgttctgcttcttcagaGTACCACTCACTCAGAAGTTGAGAAATATTTCTCAAGTCTGATTGGCAAAACTGTCACAGGTTTCATTCAAGCCGTCCTTCCTCACAAAGTCCTCTTACTGGAAGTCCCTGACGTCAACTGTGACCTGGTCCGGAATGGCTTTGGGAGGCTTGTGGACACAGATACCTTCATCCTCTTGGTCGGCATGCTCACAGAGGTGCCACTCAAGCAAAACTTCGAGCCCGTTCCTGACTTGCTCATTGAAAAGCCAAGAGTCCAAGAATTTAGCTTTGGATCGTCCAGTCTGCAGGGATATGAGGACATTTTGTCCTTCTGCGGGCCCAGGCCGGCCTGTGAGACGCGTGCTAAAGTTCGAGTAACTGCTGCTGTCAACCCTGGCCTGTTTTACTGTCAGATGGTCAGCGCGGACGCAGAACTCCAGCAAATGTCCAAAAGGTTGGCTGTGATTTTCGAGTGCAGAACCAAAGAATACAACCATAAGAGTCCGGAGAACCTGGGCCCGCTGTGTGCAGTTAAAGGCAAAGATAAGAAATGGTACCGAGGCTTCGTGCAGTTTCTTCCAGTCAACTGTCAAGTAAGAGTTTTCTTTATCGACTACGGATTCTTTGAGTTTGTAAAAGTTGAGAATGTCCACAGGTTGCCTCCTGAGTTCTACTCGGCACCAGTCACGGCGCTCCCGTGCTCCCTGCCCTCCATGACAGGTCCGGATTTGGCTTTTAAAGCTCAGCAGTTGAGTTTTCTGAAGGCAGGCCTGCTTGGATCTGTGTTGGATGTGGAAATCGGAGGTTTTGACATGGAACAGAAGCTGTACACCATCACTGTGTTTGGTGCTGAAGAAACCAACCTGGAAGAACCAGAACCGATCCAACATTTTCCCTCTGAGCCAGATGTCAAAGACATGTCATCTCAGGGTGGCTTTTCAGTCTGTGAGACCATCATGGGCAAAGCTTTCCGTCAGGCGTTAGAAGCGGAGGAAGTGCGGGTCGGCTCCGTCTTTGTGGGCTACGTTGAGTACACGCAGAATCCAAACCACTTCTGGATCAGAACACAGAAACGCAACGAGGAGTTTGAGGAAATGATgtcagaaataacaaaacacttcaGTCAGGTGAAGTTGGACGAAGACTCGATGTTGAATCCAGATGTTGGGGCGATGTGCTGCGCCATCTACGAGGAGGACATGCATTTCTACAGGGGCGTCGTGACGGACATTCTGAAACACGGAGCTCAAGTTCTTTTCATCGACTTTGGGAACATCGAAAAAGTGCCACACGTGTTGATCAAAAACATACCTGAGACTGTTGCCAACAAATCAGCGTTTGCGATGTGTTGCACCCTCGCTAATGTTTTTCCCCTGGATGACGTCTGGGCCAGCGCCACGTGTGACTTTTTCAGAAGAGCTGTGTCGAACAAAGCTTTGCTGGTTCACGTCGTTCagatgaaaaaacacaaatgtgttgTGGAGCTCTTTGAGATGGGAAGTCACAGCAGCATCACCAAACTTTTGATCTCTTCCAAACTAGCTGAATACATTCCTGTGGAGCCAGTGGCGCAAAACAGCGAAGATGGGACAGAAAAGACAAGACAGCTACGTTGTTCAGTGGCGACAGACAAGGGGGGAAAGTCAGAGCAACGGGACGATCGCAAGGAGGAAGAGAAGGCGTGCAAAAATGAAACTGAGAAGGTTAAAGTTAGCTTCAGAGCTTTAAGCATCAAGCCAGGGTTTGACTTGTCTGTGCGCTGCTCGGGGATCGGATCCCCGTCCGATTTCTGGTGCCAGCCTCTTGATAACGTCCCAGCTTTGGACAAACTGATGGAGGACATTCAGCTTTATTACTCCGTTCGCACAGCCCCCCTCCAGCCTGGGGACTCGTGTTGTGTCGCCAAGTCACCACAAGATGGAAAATGGTACAGGGGCTTCGTTGTAGGAAAGCAGAAGGGGATGGCCACGGTAATGCTGGTTGATTATGGCTCCATCATCCAAGTCAGAGAGCATCACCTTCAGGCAATAATGCCAGGATATGTTGGTTTGGAGGGACAAGCTTTCAGGTGTAGCCTGTCCAATCTGATCGAACCTGCAGACCCGACACACTGTGGGGACTGGAATCCAGAGGTGTCCAACTTTCTGAAAAATTTTGTCTTCAAGAACGCAGACCATCTTAGATGTCAGGTTGTCTCCcagttaaatgtgaaaaacaaaggCCTGAGCAATGTTGTTGACCTGTACAGCAGCCAAACGCAGCAGAGGGTTGCAGATACACTCATAGAGCAGGGACATGCAAGAAAATCAACCATGTCAACGAGACAAATGTCCAATGTCTTCCCTGAATCTTTTGTCTACTCTTCGTTTGATTTAAGGCCTGGGAGTGAAGAACAAGTCTATGTTACTCACATTATCAGCCAGTGTGAGATCTACTGCCAACTTGTGAGAAACACTAAAATCATTGAAGAGcttgaaaagaaaatctcagaagaaaaggagaaactGACGGAGGCCAGCACCAGAGCTGTGGGGAAGCCATGTCTGGCTAAATACCTAGATGGCAGATGGTACAGAGGCGTGATGCTGCCGGTTCAATCGCGGCTGCACGTCGATGTGTTTTTTGTGGACTACGGAAACACAAAGATCTCTGAGAAAACCAAAGTCATGTTTATTCCCAAGAACTGCAAAGACTTGTTGTACACGCCGATGCAGGCTGTGAGATGTCACCTGGATTCAGTTCCTGAGGAGGAGCTCTACGCAGACGCCAAGAAATGGCTCCACGACGCCATCCTCGACAAGCCAATCAGAGCCGTCGTCCGAGCAAAGAGGGAAGATGGTTCCTTTGACGTTGAACTGTTTGATGGAGAGATGAACATCAATGAGAAGCTAAAGGAGCTCCTCCTCAGCCTCTcacagaaaccagaaactaatgtttgtttgacaaaaagcagaaacaaaatgaaaaacagaattctCCACAGAAGAAACCCAAAGGCAAAGAATCCTTCAAATGGACAGTCTTCAGCTTCTACATCTAAcgaccaaaaattaaaaaacacaaaaaatcgtGTCCATTGGAGGTCAGAGAATAAGAACGCAACAGTGAAACAACGAAATACGAGcaagagatggaaaaaaactccaacaaagTCCAAAGTCAAACAAGATGAGAAGTTAAAACCAACACAGCAAAGTGAGGAAACAGAAACGCCCCGGCTGTTGTGCTTTTCAGAGAAGAGCATCAGTCCAAGCTTcaggacaaaatgttttgtgtctcaCATCGATTCTGCGagcagcttctctctgcagctgtCACAGGACGAGACGGAAATCCTAAAAATGGGTGACGATCTCAACTCGGGCAATTTTAGAGAGTCCCTGAAAACGGGTGCATCTTTTCAAGTCGGCGATGTTGTTTTGGCCGAGTTTGAGGAGGATGGTGCTCTTTATCGTTCAGAGATAAAGAACCAGGAAGGCGGTTCGTGTTTCAGGGTGGAGTTTGTGGATTACGGAAACTCAGCAGTGGTTTGTAAGGAAAAGATGTACCCCATACCGGAGGAGTGTCTGTCTCAGCCAAGGTTCAGCATTCCATGTTCCCTGCTGGACATCAGCTCGTATGAAACAGATTCTTCTTTCACTGACGCCGTGGTGGAGAGGCCACTCATGGTCGACTTTGTTCATCAACGTGGGATTCAGTGGCAAGTCAAGGTGGAGGTTCTCGATGAAGCAGTTTCAACTCCAGGAAGCAGCCTTTTAACCGAAAACGAAGAGTCTCTCCTGAGTTCACCTGAAACCAGTGAGAAGGTGACATCCTGTGAACAGAACCTCGGAAATGAAGAACCCAAAGAAACATCAGCCGTTGAAGATGAAAACCTGAAGTCGGAACCACCACCTGTCGAGCTGTCCGccaaacagaaagtaaaaacagtcaGACGCTTCAGACAGAGACGTTTCAGAAAGAGAAGCCACAAGAAGACCAAACCATCCTCTGCCAGAGTAAAAGGCTGTAAAGATGCTGTTCTGCCTCCAGATATTCAACCCAGAGACACCGAAAATGGAACTCTTCTTTCAGTCCAGAGAGATGGCAGCTTTTATGTCAGACTTACCAAGAACAACGATTTGCTCCCAGCTCTGGAGAAGCAGTTAACTAACTACATAAACAAGTGCAGGAGGGTTGATAAAGCTCATGTCAGCCAAGGTCTCCGGTGCTTAGTTCAGGTCCAGGAAGACGAGTGGAAAAGAGCTGTCGTCCAGCAGGTCAGCCAGGAAACGTTTCAAGTCTTCCTGCTGGATTATGGAATAACAAAAGACATTCCCAGTGTCCCAGTCTTAGAACAGTGTGCCGGTCTCACAGCGTTCCCAAACCTCGCAGTGTTGTGCAGGATGAACAGCTCGGGGTtcactgaggaagaggaggctaaTCAGTGCTGGTACGAAACTCTGGAACCGATGATAGGCTCAGAAGTCAAGCTGATATTTGTGAGTTCCTCTGAGGCTGATAACTCATGGATGGTTGAAATCGTCATGAATGAAACATTCCTCATCTGGCAAAGGAAAGCCTCACGCCAACAAAACTGTGAGCGGTCTTCATCGCCTGCTGAAAGCCAAAGTGAAGGAGCACCGAGCTCGGACACGagtgctcctcagcagctcgtCTTTGCTCCCCTTGAAGCTGACAGAGCCTATTCCGGCTTCGCAGCTGCAGTTACGTCTCCCTCGGACTTCTGCGTTGTTCTGGAAGATCTGCTTCTCGCCATGAATAAAGTCTCCCTCCTTTTGGACGACCTGCCCCAGGAGATGCCTCTTCTTCCTGAGGGCCACCTGCTTCCAGGGAACTGCTGCCTGTTGAAAGCAGAATCCAGGAACAGGTGGTGCCGCGCTGAAATCGTACACGCCGACGCCACAGTCGTCCTGGACCTCGTGGACTACGGCCAGTATGAGTGCTTATCGTCTCATGATTTGTCCAAGCTGAAGACGCTTCCTGTGGAGCTAACGGACCTCCCGAAGGTGACCTTCCCCTGCATCCTGAGAGGGGTGAAGCCAGTTGGAGACGGACAGTGGAGCGACAAGGCAGCGGCCTTCTTCCAGAGGAGTTTGTACCAAAAGAAGCTCCAGATCTTCTTCAGAGAGTTTGTGTCCAACTCAGACTGGAAGGTGGACATCGTTATTGACGGCGTCCATGTCGCCAAGAAGCTGGTGGAGGCTGGACTCGCCGACTGCTCAGATGTCACGCTTGAACTCAG GTCCCAGGTGACTGGTCGTTCTCCCGGTCCTgacagtgaggaagaggaggcagctGATGGACCCGATGGGAAGCAGACGTTCAACACAGAGTCCAAATCACATCACT GTTCCCTGATGTGA